Proteins found in one Gordonia sp. PDNC005 genomic segment:
- a CDS encoding MFS transporter, producing MGSWGELMGREHRAPVIVMAGGVALYAINVYLTTSLLPNAIADIGGEELYSWTMTVFLVASVISSMLVSRLLAQFGARWSYSTGFVAFAVGTAIAGGAPTMVVMLIGRGLQGLAAGLLAGLGFAVVRTVLPPNLWQRAIALMSAMWGVGNVVGPIVGGFFAQIGLWRGAFGLLVVIALGLVALTFRALPSGAGAGVSSDPVPWISLALLTSTAAAVSIASIVDGAVTVALLGVAAIAAAAFILYERGATSRVLPEMTYRGRSPLRWIYLAIVVLAAVSTVETFIPLFGQRIGGLSPLAAGFLGAAISWGWTIASIWSSGAETDRMRRAVRVAGPIVLGVGLLAYGLLQVADPAGWVVVGWYVTLLFAGCGIGMAMAHWFTAGMRVSTDDAEAAQASAGLNTSQLIANAFGSALAGVLVSLGGPDIVDSARLLSFGFAVLALLGVVVAFAEFSAARAWRRETAEVSS from the coding sequence ATGGGTTCTTGGGGTGAGTTGATGGGCCGCGAACATCGCGCGCCGGTGATCGTGATGGCCGGTGGCGTGGCGTTGTACGCGATCAACGTGTACTTGACGACGAGTCTGCTGCCGAATGCGATCGCCGACATCGGCGGTGAAGAGCTGTACTCGTGGACGATGACGGTGTTCCTCGTGGCGTCCGTCATCTCGTCAATGCTTGTCAGTCGACTACTTGCGCAGTTCGGAGCGCGATGGTCGTACTCCACCGGATTCGTCGCCTTCGCCGTCGGCACGGCCATCGCGGGCGGCGCTCCCACGATGGTCGTCATGCTCATCGGCCGCGGCCTGCAGGGACTCGCGGCCGGCCTCCTCGCGGGACTCGGATTCGCCGTGGTCCGAACGGTTCTGCCGCCGAATCTCTGGCAACGTGCGATCGCCCTGATGTCGGCGATGTGGGGCGTCGGCAATGTCGTCGGTCCGATCGTCGGCGGGTTCTTCGCTCAGATCGGTCTTTGGCGCGGAGCGTTCGGTCTCCTCGTGGTGATCGCCCTCGGTCTGGTCGCCCTCACGTTCCGTGCGCTGCCGTCGGGCGCGGGGGCGGGCGTGTCGTCCGATCCTGTGCCGTGGATCTCGCTCGCACTGTTGACCTCGACCGCTGCTGCAGTCAGCATCGCGTCGATCGTGGATGGCGCGGTGACCGTCGCACTTCTCGGCGTCGCGGCGATCGCGGCGGCCGCGTTCATCCTGTACGAGCGCGGCGCCACCAGTCGAGTGCTGCCCGAGATGACATACCGGGGACGCTCGCCGCTGCGCTGGATTTATCTCGCCATTGTGGTGCTCGCCGCCGTGTCGACCGTGGAGACATTCATTCCGCTGTTCGGTCAGCGTATCGGCGGCCTGTCTCCTCTCGCGGCGGGGTTCCTCGGCGCGGCCATCTCGTGGGGCTGGACCATCGCATCCATCTGGAGCAGTGGCGCCGAGACCGATCGGATGCGGCGCGCCGTGCGAGTGGCTGGGCCGATCGTCCTCGGTGTCGGCCTGCTGGCGTACGGGTTGCTGCAGGTGGCGGATCCGGCCGGCTGGGTGGTTGTCGGGTGGTACGTCACGCTGTTGTTCGCGGGGTGTGGCATCGGCATGGCCATGGCTCACTGGTTCACCGCCGGTATGCGTGTGAGCACCGACGACGCCGAGGCCGCACAGGCTTCTGCCGGACTCAACACGAGCCAGCTCATCGCCAACGCTTTCGGGTCGGCGCTCGCGGGTGTGCTCGTCTCTCTCGGCGGACCCGACATTGTCGACTCGGCGCGCCTGCTGAGCTTCGGCTTCGCCGTTCTCGCACTGCTCGGCGTCGTAGTCGCGTTCGCCGAGTTCTCCGCCGCGAGAGCGTGGCGACGCGAAACGGCGGAGGTGTCGTCATGA
- a CDS encoding metalloregulator ArsR/SmtB family transcription factor, with amino-acid sequence MSGDDEIYIQLSRVGKALSNPLRLRLLDRLETGEHTVEELAEAAGLPVKNTSAQLQQLRAAQLVQSRREGVHIHYRIADSATSAFLGAFADYAERSLAELRDELAELNRRRPPMESVDVAELDRRLREDDVVLVDVRSADDYARGHVEGALSIPVADLDRRIAELPESADVVAYCSGPYCLASADAVAVLAGLGRSARRVDGGITAWVRSGRPLVV; translated from the coding sequence ATGAGTGGCGACGACGAGATCTACATTCAGCTGTCCCGTGTTGGCAAGGCGCTGTCGAACCCGTTGCGACTGCGCTTGCTGGATCGGCTCGAGACGGGGGAGCACACTGTCGAAGAACTTGCCGAGGCCGCCGGACTTCCGGTCAAGAACACGTCGGCGCAGCTGCAGCAGCTCCGTGCGGCGCAGCTCGTGCAGTCTCGGCGCGAGGGTGTCCACATTCACTATCGGATCGCTGACAGCGCGACGTCGGCCTTCCTCGGTGCGTTCGCCGACTACGCGGAGAGGTCACTCGCTGAGCTGCGTGACGAACTGGCCGAGCTGAACAGACGTCGCCCGCCGATGGAGAGTGTCGACGTCGCGGAACTCGACCGCCGACTCCGTGAGGACGATGTTGTGCTCGTCGACGTGAGGTCTGCGGACGACTACGCCCGAGGCCACGTCGAGGGCGCCCTGTCGATTCCGGTCGCAGATCTAGATCGCAGGATCGCGGAGCTCCCCGAATCGGCGGACGTCGTCGCCTACTGCTCGGGGCCGTACTGCCTCGCCTCGGCAGACGCCGTCGCCGTGCTCGCCGGTCTGGGTCGGTCCGCGAGACGAGTGGACGGCGGAATCACCGCATGGGTGCGATCCGGCCGTCCACTCGTGGTGTGA
- a CDS encoding SRPBCC domain-containing protein encodes MPVISATPDLDNLTLTITAEFAAPVDRVWQVYADPRQLEQIWGPPTYPATFVDFEFAPGGQARYYMTSPEGEKFGGWWKFTAIDATTSFSFTDGFADGDLNPVEGMPVSTNVFEFSPVDAGTRAVYTSTYASTEDLQKVLEMGVVEGASTAINQIDALLAA; translated from the coding sequence ATGCCTGTCATCTCAGCAACCCCCGACCTCGACAACCTCACTCTCACGATCACCGCGGAGTTCGCGGCACCCGTCGACCGCGTGTGGCAGGTTTATGCCGACCCGCGTCAGCTCGAGCAGATCTGGGGACCGCCCACCTACCCCGCCACATTCGTCGACTTCGAATTCGCACCCGGCGGCCAGGCCCGCTACTACATGACCTCGCCCGAGGGTGAGAAGTTCGGCGGCTGGTGGAAGTTCACCGCCATCGATGCGACGACCTCGTTCTCGTTCACCGACGGATTCGCCGACGGCGACCTCAACCCTGTCGAGGGGATGCCGGTGTCGACGAACGTCTTCGAGTTCTCACCTGTCGACGCGGGCACGCGCGCGGTGTACACGTCCACCTACGCATCCACTGAAGACCTCCAGAAGGTGCTCGAGATGGGTGTCGTGGAGGGCGCGTCGACGGCGATCAACCAGATCGACGCACTCCTCGCCGCCTGA
- a CDS encoding metalloregulator ArsR/SmtB family transcription factor, with translation MTEDNEDRADAMFHALSDRTRRDILRRVLAGEHSVSALAEKYTMSFAAVQKHVAVLEKAGLLTKRRDGRQQLASGDVNAVRSVTAMLADIEQIWRGRIARIDELLAADPPEAH, from the coding sequence ATGACCGAGGACAACGAGGACAGGGCGGACGCCATGTTCCACGCGCTCTCCGACAGGACGAGGCGGGACATTCTCCGACGCGTCCTCGCCGGTGAGCACTCGGTCAGCGCACTGGCGGAGAAGTACACGATGAGCTTCGCCGCCGTGCAGAAACACGTCGCCGTTCTCGAGAAGGCCGGACTGCTCACCAAACGGCGTGACGGCCGTCAGCAGTTGGCCTCGGGCGACGTGAACGCCGTTCGTTCGGTGACGGCGATGCTCGCCGACATCGAGCAGATCTGGCGCGGACGGATCGCTCGCATCGACGAGCTCCTCGCCGCCGACCCACCCGAAGCCCACTGA
- a CDS encoding TetR family transcriptional regulator, with the protein MEKSTRIQMLEAGLTLLGEVGFRGWSMRRVEDTTGVPHGSARHHFSDQRGLVLAMVRHLLAVDLPRADETPTQQVSRWTGSELAYTRARYELIVAAFHDRELTDELVRGRDQLVAVLQARGMTKPDAAGLATALDGMILDAVLRRTPPDEIETQAVVNRFLQ; encoded by the coding sequence ATGGAGAAGTCCACACGCATTCAGATGCTTGAAGCCGGCCTGACACTGCTCGGCGAGGTCGGATTCCGGGGATGGTCGATGAGGCGCGTCGAAGACACGACCGGCGTCCCACACGGCAGCGCTCGTCACCACTTCTCGGACCAACGCGGCCTGGTGCTGGCGATGGTCCGACATCTCCTCGCAGTGGACCTTCCTCGGGCCGATGAGACGCCGACACAGCAAGTCTCCAGATGGACCGGCAGTGAACTCGCGTATACACGCGCCCGCTACGAACTCATCGTCGCCGCGTTTCACGACCGCGAACTCACCGACGAACTGGTGCGAGGTCGAGACCAACTCGTCGCCGTCCTACAGGCCAGGGGGATGACAAAACCGGATGCGGCAGGCCTGGCCACCGCCCTCGACGGCATGATCCTCGACGCGGTCCTGCGGCGGACTCCCCCTGACGAGATCGAGACACAGGCGGTCGTCAATCGATTCCTCCAGTGA
- the glpK gene encoding glycerol kinase GlpK, with protein sequence MSSPGQYVVSIDQGTTSTRAMVFDRAGTVVASEQLEHEQIFPRAGWVEHDAVEIWRNTRRVAAAALAAVEILPGNIVACGITNQRETTVVWDRATGEPVYNAIVWQDTRTDAICQELAEDGGVDRYRKRTGLPLAAYFAGPKARWILDNVDGARERAERGELAFGTIDSWLAWNMTGGPNGGLHVTDVTNASRTLLMDLSTLQWDPEICAEIGVPMSMLPEIRSSSGVIAPLRKEGALPGVPLAGILGDQQAAMFGQACLEPGEAKNTYGTGNFLLLNTGTEPVYSDHGLLTTVCYRLDGEDARYALEGSIAVTGSLVQWLRDNLGLISDAREVETLAKQADDNGGVYFVPAFSGLFAPRWRADARGVIVGLTRFANRNHIARAVLEATAYQTREVIEAMEADSGVALHTLKVDGGMVLNELLMQFQSDILSVPVVRPVVNETTALGAAYAAGLAVGYWESTDDIRANWAQGGRWEPSMSDADRSALFAGWNKAVEHSFDLA encoded by the coding sequence GTGAGTTCTCCCGGACAGTACGTCGTCTCGATCGATCAGGGCACCACCTCCACACGCGCGATGGTCTTCGACCGCGCCGGGACAGTGGTCGCGAGTGAACAGCTCGAACACGAGCAGATCTTCCCCCGCGCAGGCTGGGTGGAGCACGACGCGGTCGAGATCTGGCGCAACACCCGGCGGGTCGCCGCCGCCGCTCTCGCCGCCGTGGAGATCCTGCCGGGGAACATCGTGGCCTGCGGCATCACCAACCAGCGGGAAACGACCGTCGTGTGGGACCGCGCGACCGGCGAGCCCGTCTACAACGCCATCGTCTGGCAGGACACGCGCACCGACGCGATCTGCCAGGAACTCGCCGAAGACGGCGGGGTCGACCGCTACCGCAAGCGGACCGGGCTCCCTCTCGCCGCGTACTTCGCCGGCCCCAAGGCGAGGTGGATCCTCGACAACGTCGACGGCGCGCGCGAACGCGCCGAACGGGGCGAGCTGGCCTTCGGAACGATCGACTCGTGGCTCGCATGGAACATGACCGGCGGCCCGAACGGCGGGCTGCACGTCACCGACGTCACGAACGCGTCGCGCACATTGCTCATGGATCTCAGCACCTTGCAGTGGGACCCGGAGATCTGCGCCGAGATAGGCGTCCCCATGTCGATGCTGCCGGAGATCCGCAGCAGTTCGGGTGTGATCGCCCCGCTGCGCAAGGAGGGCGCATTGCCCGGCGTTCCGCTCGCAGGCATCCTCGGCGACCAGCAGGCAGCCATGTTCGGTCAGGCCTGCCTCGAGCCCGGCGAAGCGAAGAACACCTACGGCACCGGCAACTTCCTGCTGCTCAACACCGGAACCGAGCCCGTCTACTCCGACCACGGCCTGCTGACCACGGTCTGCTACCGACTGGACGGCGAAGACGCACGATACGCGCTCGAAGGTTCGATCGCAGTGACCGGATCGCTCGTCCAGTGGCTGCGCGACAACCTCGGCCTCATCTCCGATGCCCGCGAAGTCGAGACGCTCGCCAAGCAGGCCGACGACAACGGCGGCGTCTACTTCGTCCCGGCGTTCTCCGGACTGTTCGCACCGCGCTGGCGCGCCGACGCGCGCGGCGTCATCGTTGGACTGACCCGATTCGCGAACCGCAATCACATCGCCCGCGCAGTCCTCGAAGCGACCGCGTATCAGACCCGCGAGGTGATCGAGGCGATGGAAGCAGACTCCGGCGTCGCCCTGCACACACTCAAAGTGGACGGCGGAATGGTCCTGAACGAGCTGCTGATGCAGTTCCAGTCCGACATCCTGTCCGTGCCCGTCGTCCGACCCGTTGTGAACGAGACGACCGCACTCGGCGCCGCCTACGCCGCAGGCCTCGCCGTCGGGTACTGGGAGAGCACCGACGACATCCGCGCCAACTGGGCACAGGGCGGCCGTTGGGAGCCGTCGATGTCGGACGCCGACCGCTCGGCGCTCTTCGCCGGCTGGAACAAGGCCGTCGAGCACAGCTTCGACCTCGCCTGA
- a CDS encoding glycerol-3-phosphate dehydrogenase/oxidase produces MDSEFNPDRPADLSPAYRDEAWRRLGTEQFDIVVIGGGVVGVGAALDAATRGLRVALVEARDIASGTSSRSSKMFHGGLRYLEQFEFGLVKEALRERELSLRLLAPHLVKPLPFLAPLTRRFWERPYMAAGLFLYDRMGGAKSVPGQKHVSRSGALRVAPGLKRSSLIGGIRYYDTVVDDARHSLTLARTASNYGAVVRTSTQAIGFLTEADRIKGVKLRDSETGETTEVRAHCVINAAGVWTDEVQALSKQRGHFTVRASKGVHIVVPRDRIVSETAIILRTASSVLFVIPWETHWIIGTTDTDWNLDLAHPAATRKDIDYILDRVNTELVTKLTHDDIEGVYAGLRPLLAGEDEGTSTLSREHAVAVVAPGLVSIAGGKYTTYRVMGADAVDACTDYLPSRVASSITERVPLVGADGYFALINQCEHLGQRFGLHPYRIRRLLNRYGSLLDDVLHDAETDPSLLKPLDAAPQYLRAEVVYAVATEGALHLEDVLARRTRIAIEYSHRGVDCAREVADLMAPILGWDEATTTWEVENYTARVEAEIASQRQPDDSSADALRAAAPEARREILEPVPVPE; encoded by the coding sequence ATGGACAGCGAGTTCAACCCCGACCGGCCCGCCGACCTGAGCCCCGCCTACCGAGATGAGGCATGGCGACGGCTCGGCACCGAGCAGTTCGACATCGTCGTCATCGGCGGCGGTGTCGTCGGTGTCGGCGCGGCGCTGGACGCTGCGACTCGTGGCTTGCGAGTCGCTCTTGTCGAGGCGCGCGACATCGCGTCCGGCACATCGAGCCGTTCGTCCAAGATGTTCCACGGCGGTCTGCGCTACCTGGAGCAGTTCGAGTTCGGGCTCGTCAAAGAAGCGTTGCGTGAACGTGAACTGTCTCTGCGTCTGCTCGCGCCTCACCTGGTGAAACCACTGCCGTTTCTCGCTCCGCTCACCCGACGTTTCTGGGAGCGTCCCTACATGGCGGCGGGCCTGTTCCTGTACGACCGAATGGGCGGTGCCAAGTCGGTCCCCGGCCAGAAGCACGTCTCGCGGTCCGGTGCGCTACGGGTGGCGCCCGGCCTCAAGCGCAGCTCACTGATCGGTGGGATCCGGTACTACGACACGGTTGTCGACGACGCCCGCCACAGCCTCACCCTCGCCCGCACCGCGTCGAATTACGGCGCCGTGGTCCGCACCTCGACCCAGGCGATCGGCTTCCTCACCGAGGCCGACCGCATCAAGGGCGTCAAGCTCCGAGACAGTGAGACCGGCGAGACGACCGAAGTCCGCGCCCACTGCGTGATCAACGCGGCAGGCGTGTGGACCGATGAGGTCCAGGCGCTGTCGAAGCAGCGCGGGCACTTCACGGTCCGCGCGTCCAAGGGCGTGCACATCGTGGTGCCCCGCGACCGGATCGTCAGTGAGACGGCGATCATCCTGCGGACCGCGAGTTCAGTGCTCTTCGTGATCCCATGGGAGACGCACTGGATCATCGGCACCACCGACACCGATTGGAACCTCGACCTCGCGCACCCCGCGGCGACTCGCAAGGACATCGACTACATCCTCGATCGGGTCAACACGGAGCTTGTCACGAAGCTGACGCACGACGACATCGAAGGCGTGTACGCAGGACTCCGACCGCTTCTCGCCGGTGAGGACGAGGGCACCTCGACGCTCTCGCGCGAACACGCTGTTGCCGTCGTCGCGCCGGGACTGGTGTCGATCGCCGGCGGCAAGTACACGACGTACCGCGTGATGGGCGCCGACGCGGTCGACGCGTGCACCGACTACCTGCCGTCGCGGGTGGCGTCGTCGATCACCGAACGAGTGCCGCTCGTCGGTGCGGACGGCTACTTCGCGCTCATCAACCAGTGTGAGCACCTGGGGCAGCGTTTCGGCCTGCATCCGTACCGCATCCGCCGGCTTCTGAACCGCTACGGTTCACTGCTCGATGACGTGCTGCACGACGCGGAGACCGATCCGTCGCTGCTCAAGCCGCTCGACGCCGCGCCGCAGTACCTGCGCGCCGAGGTCGTGTACGCCGTTGCCACCGAGGGTGCCCTGCACCTCGAGGACGTGCTGGCGCGTCGCACGCGCATCGCGATCGAGTACAGCCATCGAGGCGTGGACTGCGCTCGCGAAGTCGCCGATCTGATGGCCCCGATTCTGGGCTGGGACGAGGCGACCACCACGTGGGAGGTCGAAAACTACACAGCGCGGGTGGAGGCCGAGATCGCGTCACAGCGACAGCCTGACGACTCGTCCGCGGATGCTCTGCGCGCGGCTGCGCCCGAAGCGCGCCGCGAGATCCTCGAGCCGGTTCCCGTTCCGGAATAG
- a CDS encoding pyridoxamine 5'-phosphate oxidase family protein — protein sequence MSGDPVTVMADDQAWEMLAGTVFGRLAVSVDDRPDIFPVNVHVDAAAGTILLRTAEGTKLSMMAVNSHVVFETDAFTSRVGWSVVARGRARVLVATDEILRADQTPLRPWIPTLKTQYVEITVDRVTGRRFTIGPEPERIVS from the coding sequence ATGAGCGGAGATCCGGTGACAGTCATGGCCGACGACCAGGCGTGGGAGATGCTGGCGGGCACGGTGTTCGGCAGGTTGGCGGTGTCGGTGGATGACCGTCCCGACATCTTCCCGGTGAACGTCCACGTCGACGCCGCAGCGGGGACGATCCTCCTGCGAACCGCGGAGGGCACCAAACTGTCGATGATGGCCGTGAACAGCCACGTCGTCTTCGAGACCGACGCTTTCACCAGCCGGGTCGGCTGGAGTGTGGTCGCCCGAGGACGCGCCCGCGTGCTCGTCGCAACCGACGAGATCCTGCGGGCCGATCAGACGCCACTGCGCCCGTGGATCCCGACGTTGAAGACGCAGTACGTCGAGATCACCGTGGATCGCGTCACCGGGCGACGTTTCACTATCGGGCCGGAGCCCGAACGCATCGTCTCCTAG
- a CDS encoding LLM class F420-dependent oxidoreductase: MRFGVSLFTCDRGVTPAAAARSAEAHGFDHIYVPEHTHIPVVRSSNHPATGDETLPDDRYLRTLDPWVSLASAASVTERIGLGTSVALPLEHDPIALAKTIATLDHLSGGRVTFGVGFGWNLEELADHGVPPAKRRTALKDYLAAMQALWTSDEAEHDGPFVSFGPCWAWPKPVQQPRPEILLGAGGTEKNFEWIVAAGDGWITTPIEQAVEDGVKRLTTLWRQAGRAGSPRVVVLGDAPDPGALARWQDLGVSEVVFSLPDDTAEAVETFIAELAADVAPFR; the protein is encoded by the coding sequence ATGAGATTCGGAGTGTCACTGTTCACCTGCGATCGAGGAGTCACCCCGGCGGCCGCCGCTCGATCCGCGGAAGCCCACGGCTTCGATCACATCTACGTCCCCGAGCACACCCACATCCCCGTCGTCCGCAGTTCCAACCACCCGGCGACCGGCGACGAGACTCTGCCCGACGACAGGTATCTCCGAACTCTCGATCCGTGGGTCAGTCTCGCGTCGGCCGCGTCGGTCACCGAGCGGATCGGGCTCGGCACATCCGTCGCACTTCCCCTGGAACACGATCCGATCGCGCTCGCGAAGACCATCGCGACACTCGATCATCTGTCCGGCGGTCGAGTCACGTTCGGGGTCGGATTCGGATGGAACCTCGAGGAACTCGCAGATCACGGCGTTCCGCCCGCGAAGCGGAGGACTGCGCTCAAGGACTATCTCGCCGCCATGCAGGCGTTGTGGACGTCCGACGAGGCCGAACACGACGGGCCGTTCGTGTCCTTCGGCCCCTGTTGGGCCTGGCCCAAGCCGGTGCAGCAGCCTCGGCCCGAGATCCTCCTCGGCGCGGGCGGGACGGAGAAGAACTTCGAATGGATCGTCGCTGCAGGCGACGGCTGGATCACGACGCCCATCGAGCAGGCAGTCGAAGACGGCGTCAAACGCCTGACGACGCTGTGGAGGCAGGCGGGCCGAGCCGGGTCGCCGCGGGTGGTCGTCCTGGGAGACGCCCCGGATCCGGGAGCCCTCGCGCGATGGCAAGACCTCGGTGTCTCCGAGGTCGTCTTCTCCCTTCCCGACGACACGGCAGAAGCAGTCGAGACCTTCATCGCCGAGTTGGCTGCCGACGTCGCACCGTTCCGGTAG
- a CDS encoding nuclear transport factor 2 family protein: protein MDIAERIDALEQIEEIKALKYRYWRACDAKDPQGFREAFVSSGARIDYGRLGSFDDIEPMAQIFEQVALHTVDGKHVIFDMHHGMHPDITLTGQHTATGRWTLRFRQVNLLESTETVSTGEYRDEYVIEDGRWKTAKCSFTETWSMTRPLDPAATVSEGTFGSIG, encoded by the coding sequence GTGGACATCGCCGAACGCATCGACGCACTCGAACAGATCGAGGAGATCAAGGCTCTCAAGTACCGATACTGGAGGGCCTGCGACGCCAAGGACCCGCAAGGCTTCCGAGAGGCCTTCGTCTCGTCCGGTGCACGCATCGACTACGGCAGACTCGGCTCGTTCGACGACATCGAACCCATGGCGCAGATCTTCGAACAAGTCGCGCTGCACACAGTGGACGGCAAGCATGTCATCTTCGACATGCATCACGGCATGCATCCCGACATCACGCTCACCGGGCAGCACACCGCGACCGGCCGGTGGACGTTGCGGTTCCGACAGGTCAATCTCCTGGAGAGCACCGAAACCGTCTCCACCGGCGAGTACCGAGACGAGTACGTCATCGAAGACGGTCGGTGGAAGACTGCGAAGTGCTCGTTCACTGAGACCTGGTCGATGACCCGTCCCCTCGATCCGGCGGCCACGGTGTCCGAGGGAACGTTCGGGAGCATCGGATGA
- a CDS encoding Fpg/Nei family DNA glycosylase codes for MPEGDTIYALARRLDKVLADATLTHTDFRVPRWALTDLSGGRITAVRSVGKHLFMDVERRDGSRVSIHSHLKMEGMWDVHRLGTRWRRPGHTARVVLRAGDTEAVGFDLGVLEVLSDPAAAVAHLGPDLLGDDWNPDRAVANLAAHPDTAVGAALLDQRLLAGVGNVFRSEICFLQRVSPYARTGDVDLPALVQTSRRLLWDNRVRSVRCTTGVLIRGKELWVYGRDRRPCRRCGETIVRSDLDGRVVYVCRRCQPGPTDVGM; via the coding sequence ATGCCCGAAGGTGACACGATTTACGCGCTCGCGCGTCGGCTCGACAAGGTGCTGGCGGACGCGACTCTCACGCACACCGACTTCCGCGTTCCTCGTTGGGCCCTCACCGACCTGTCCGGAGGTCGTATCACCGCGGTCCGATCAGTCGGAAAACACCTCTTCATGGATGTCGAGCGACGTGACGGGAGCAGGGTCTCGATCCACTCCCACCTGAAGATGGAGGGCATGTGGGATGTCCACCGGTTGGGTACGCGGTGGCGCAGACCGGGCCATACGGCCCGGGTGGTGCTGCGCGCAGGCGACACCGAGGCAGTCGGCTTCGACCTCGGTGTTCTGGAAGTGCTCAGCGACCCGGCCGCGGCGGTCGCCCATCTCGGGCCGGATCTTCTCGGCGACGACTGGAATCCAGACCGTGCCGTGGCGAATCTCGCTGCGCATCCCGACACCGCTGTCGGCGCGGCACTACTGGACCAACGCCTACTGGCGGGTGTCGGCAACGTGTTCCGCAGCGAGATCTGCTTCCTGCAGCGGGTGTCCCCGTACGCCCGGACCGGCGACGTGGACCTTCCCGCGTTGGTGCAGACGTCCCGGAGGCTGCTGTGGGACAACCGAGTGCGCAGCGTTCGATGCACGACCGGTGTCCTGATCCGAGGCAAGGAACTGTGGGTGTACGGGCGCGATCGGAGGCCGTGCCGACGGTGTGGTGAGACGATCGTCCGCTCCGACCTCGACGGCCGGGTCGTATACGTATGTCGCCGGTGCCAGCCGGGACCCACCGACGTCGGCATGTGA